The Monodelphis domestica isolate mMonDom1 chromosome 7, mMonDom1.pri, whole genome shotgun sequence genome window below encodes:
- the AMIGO3 gene encoding amphoterin-induced protein 3, whose product MASLALVGMLWAWLQTVHGNYGDNVSHALHHCPKVCICASDLLSCSNRNLHVVPAPLPVMTTTLDLSYNMLPHLHPGWLAALPRLRKLRLAHNQLRSLARGTFHNASGLRCLDLSSNGLHAVGRHDFEGLLELEELLLYNNHIGSVERGAFRGLGSLSRLYLSCNRLTEFSFRDLHGLSPRKLRVLDLSTNRLDSIPVKEVVALPAFIKDGLYLHNNPIRCGCSLYHMLLRWRQRGFRSVCDYLEEHVCVAFEVPSSRVRFFTHSKVFENCSSLGPSPERPDVHLEVQLGQPLLIPCDAGAPATRYAWVSPSNELVVFPGNKDNSIRVLSNGSLSIRKAQASHAGVFVCLAAGSRLHHNQTHEYNVTVRPAPHESESFNTGFTTLLGCVVSLILVLLYLFLTPCSCCCRCCRPGPLIPPQECSAQSSILSSTPPAADGPGRKASTHKHVVFLEPVKEGQNGRVKLAVSEDFDLRNPKILQVKSDSESISSMFSDTPIMS is encoded by the coding sequence ATGGCCTCTCTGGCATTGGTCGGGATGCTGTGGGCGTGGCTCCAGACGGTCCACGGGAACTACGGGGACAACGTGTCCCATGCCCTGCACCACTGCCCCAAGGTGTGCATCTGTGCCTCGGACCTGCTCAGCTGCTCCAACCGAAACCTCCACGTCGTGCCTGCGCCCCTGCCCGTCATGACCACCACGCTGGACCTCAGCTACAACATgctcccccacctccaccccggCTGGCTGGCCGCCCTGCCCCGCCTGCGCAAACTCCGCCTGGCCCACAACCAGCTGAGGAGTCTGGCCCGGGGCACCTTCCACAACGCCAGTGGGCTCCGCTGCCTCGACCTGTCCTCCAACGGCCTCCACGCCGTGGGCCGCCATGACTTTGAGGGGCTCCTGGAGCTGGAGGAGCTGCTGCTCTACAACAACCACATCGGCTCTGTGGAGCGCGGTGCCTTCCGCGGGCTGGGGAGCCTCAGCCGGCTCTACCTGAGCTGCAACCGCCTCACGGAGTTCTCCTTCCGCGACCTGCACGGGCTCAGCCCCCGGAAGCTGCGGGTCCTCGACCTCTCCACCAACCGGCTGGACAGCATCCCCGTGAAGGAGGTGGTGGCCCTCCCCGCCTTCATCAAGGACGGCCTCTATCTGCACAACAACCCCATCCGCTGTGGCTGCAGCCTCTACCACATGCTTCTGCGCTGGAGGCAGCGCGGCTTCCGGTCGGTCTGCGACTACCTCGAGGAGCACGTGTGCGTGGCCTTCGAGGTGCCCTCCTCCCGGGTGCGCTTCTTCACTCACAGCAAAGTCTTCGAGAACTGCTCCTCGCTGGGCCCCAGCCCGGAGCGGCCCGACGTGCACCTGGAGGTGCAGCTGGGCCAGCCGCTGCTCATCCCCTGTGACGCGGGCGCCCCCGCCACCCGCTATGCCTGGGTCTCCCCAAGCAATGAGCTCGTCGTGTTCCCGGGCAACAAGGACAACTCCATCCGGGTGCTGAGCAACGGCAGCCTGTCCATCCGGAAGGCGCAGGCCAGCCACGCAGGGGTCTTCGTGTGCCTGGCCGCCGGGAGCCGCCTTCACCACAACCAAACCCACGAATACAACGTCACGGTGCGCCCCGCCCCGCACGAGTCGGAATCCTTCAACACGGGCTTCACCACCCTGCTGGGCTGCGTGGTCAGCCTGATCCTGGTCTTGCTCTATCTCTTCCTGACGCCCTGCTCCTGCTGTTGCCGCTGCTGCCGGCCAGGGCCGCTCATTCCGCCCCAGGAGTGCAGCGCTCAGTCCTCCATCCTAAGCTCTACCCCGCCTGCTGCCGACGGGCCCGGGCGCAAAGCCAGCACCCACAAACACGTGGTCTTCCTGGAGCCCGTCAAGGAGGGCCAGAATGGCAGGGTCAAACTGGCCGTCAGTGAGGACTTTGACCTGAGGAATCCTAAGATCCTGCAGGTCAAATCGGACTCGGAGTCCATCAGCTCCATGTTCTCCGACACGCCCATCATGTCCTAG
- the GMPPB gene encoding mannose-1-phosphate guanyltransferase beta — MKALILVGGYGTRLRPLTLSTPKPLVDFCNKPILLHQVEALVKAGVNHVILAVSYMSEMLEKEMKEQELRLGIRISLSHEQEPLGTAGPLALARELLTENSDPFFVLNSDIICDFPFAAMVQFHQHHGQEGTIVVTKVEEPSKYGVVVSEADTGRIHRFVEKPQVFVSNKINAGMYIFGPSVLRRIQLQPTSIEKEIFPVMAKEGQLYAMELPGFWMDIGQPKDFLTGMCLFLQSLRQTQPERLCSGPGIVGNVLVDPSTRIGQNCSIGPNVSLGPGVVVEDGVCIKRCTVLRGAHIRSHSWLDSCIVGWSSRVGQWVRMENVTVLGEDVIVGDELYLNGASVLPHKSIGESVPEPRIIM, encoded by the exons ATGAAGGCTCTGATCCTGGTGGGCGGCTACGGCACCCGGCTGCGGCCCCTGACCCTAAGCACACCCAAGCCGCTGGTGGACTTCTGCAACAAGCCCATCCTGCTGCACCAAGTGGAGGCACTGGTGAAG GCAGGAGTGAACCATGTGATCCTGGCTGTGAGCTACATGTCTGAgatgttggagaaggaaatgaaggaacaGGAGCTAAGG CTAGGGATTCGAATCTCCTTGTCCCATGAACAGGAGCCTCTGGGAACAG CGGGGCCCCTGGCACTGGCCAGGGAGCTGCTCACAGAGAATTCGGATCCCTTCTTCGTTCTCAACAGTGACATTATCTGTGACTTCCCCTTTGCTGCGATGGTGCAGTTCCATCAGCATCATGGGCAGGAGGGGACCATCGTG GTGACCAAAGTGGAGGAGCCCTCCAAGTACGGCGTGGTGGTGAGCGAAGCGGACACGGGCCGCATCCACCGATTTGTGGAGAAGCCGCAGGTGTTCGTGTCCAATAAGATCAACGCCGGCATGTACATCTTTGGGCCCAGTGTGTTACGGCGCATTCAG CTACAGCCCACGTCCATCGAGAAGGAAATCTTCCCGGTGATGGCCAAGGAGGGGCAGCTGTATGCCATGGAGCTCCCAG GTTTCTGGATGGACATCGGGCAGCCCAAGGACTTCTTGACAGGGATGTGCCTCTTTCTGCAGTCGCTGAGGCAGACACAGCCCGAGAGGCTCTGCTCTGGCCCAGGCATCGTGGGCAATGTGCTGGTG GATCCCAGCACCAGGATTGGCCAGAACTGTAGCATTGGGCCCAACGTCAGCCTGGGCCCAGGCGTGGTGGTGGAGGATGGCGTGTGCATCAAGCGCTGCACGGTGCTCCGCGGGGCCCACATCCGCTCCCATTCGTGGCTTGATTCCTGCATTGTGGGTTGGAGCTCCCGTGTGGGCCAGTGG GTGCGCATGGAGAACGTGACAGTCCTGGGAGAAGACGTCATCGTGGGCGATGAGCTCTACCTCAACGGGGCCAGCGTGCTGCCCCACAAGTCCATCGGCGAGTCGGTGCCTGAGCCTCGAATCATCATGTGA